CTGTCACCTGAATGATCTCTATTGTCACCGATCATATAGTATTTGTCTGCTTCTACTTTTGTATAAAATGCATTAAAAGGGAGTCTGTAGTGAGTCGGTATAGTGTCAACGTATACAGGGTTCATACTTACTTGTCTTTTTTGATATGCATATAAAAAATCTTCATAGATATTATGGTTAGGATCGTTATGAATTCCAGGATGTTGATGTGACATCGGACTCTTAACCCATAGTCTATTCATAAGAGTTACTATTTTCTCTTTTGGGTAGTTTTTAAGGATGTAATCATCACCCTCATGAGGTCTTAAATATAACTCATTTGCATCTGTGTAAAGAACTTCATCTCCAGGTAAACCGAAACAACGTTTTACGAAGTGTGTTTTTATTTTATGAGGGGGACGAAAGATTACGATATCCCCACGTTTTGGAGTATCTCCGTCGATCAGTTTAAGGTCGTCGCTCCAAGGCATGATAGAAAGCTCTAAAAACGGGATGTGTGGCATAGGGACACCGTAGGCAAACTTTTTACCAAATAAGTGATCACCGATTAAAAGAGAGTCTTTCATACTCCCGCTTGGGATTCTAAATGCTTGAGCAATAAAAAAGATCACGAAAAGAACGATTATTATCGTTCCTGTCCATGAGTTTGAGAACTTATATGCTTTATGAAGGGCTTTTTTCATTAAGACTCTTTTGTTTCAGCCATATTTTTAGCGTTTATCTTTGCTGCTTTTAGAGTATTGCTAAGAAGCATAGCAATAGTCATCGGTCCAACACCACCTGGGCTTGGTGTAATGTATGAACTTTTTTTACTTACATTTTCAAAGTCAACATCACCGACAAGTTTTCCCTCTTTTGTTCTGCTTACACCGATATCTACGATAACAACATCATCTTTTACCATATCTTCTGTAATAAGGTTTATAACACCAACTCCACACAGAATAATGTCTGCGTTTAAAGTGTGCTTTTTAAGATCATCTGTAAAGATATGACAAATTTCAACAGTAGCATCTGCATTTAAAAGTAGAGCAGCCATCGGTTTTCCAACGATGTTTGAAGCTCCTACTACACAACAGTTTTTCCCTTTAACATCTATGTCGTACTCGTGCAAAAGTTCCATAACTCCAAGGGGTGTACATGGTACAAAACCATCAAGGTTTGTAACAAGACGGCCAAC
Above is a window of Sulfurimonas marina DNA encoding:
- the lepB gene encoding signal peptidase I, whose protein sequence is MKKALHKAYKFSNSWTGTIIIVLFVIFFIAQAFRIPSGSMKDSLLIGDHLFGKKFAYGVPMPHIPFLELSIMPWSDDLKLIDGDTPKRGDIVIFRPPHKIKTHFVKRCFGLPGDEVLYTDANELYLRPHEGDDYILKNYPKEKIVTLMNRLWVKSPMSHQHPGIHNDPNHNIYEDFLYAYQKRQVSMNPVYVDTIPTHYRLPFNAFYTKVEADKYYMIGDNRDHSGDSRFWGAVPYENIEGTPWFIYFSIDENWQIRWDRIGKTPTDLEQSPYIDRAIKEREEVDKDYHGIT
- the folD gene encoding bifunctional methylenetetrahydrofolate dehydrogenase/methenyltetrahydrofolate cyclohydrolase FolD — translated: MQLLDGRALSKKIEQKVSDEVKELKSTCGCTPGLAVVLVGQDPASAAYVNMKKKACDRVGFYSISHEMPETISQEAIEKTIIGLNNDSNVDGILIQLPLPPHIDTTKLLELVDPAKDVDGFHPYNVGRLVTNLDGFVPCTPLGVMELLHEYDIDVKGKNCCVVGASNIVGKPMAALLLNADATVEICHIFTDDLKKHTLNADIILCGVGVINLITEDMVKDDVVIVDIGVSRTKEGKLVGDVDFENVSKKSSYITPSPGGVGPMTIAMLLSNTLKAAKINAKNMAETKES